In Jaculus jaculus isolate mJacJac1 chromosome 4, mJacJac1.mat.Y.cur, whole genome shotgun sequence, a single genomic region encodes these proteins:
- the B3galt1 gene encoding beta-1,3-galactosyltransferase 1 — protein sequence MASKVSCLYVLTVVCWASALWYLSITRPTSSYTGSKPFSHLTVARKNFTFGNIRTRPINPHSFEFLINEPNKCEKNIPFLVILISTTHKEFDARQAIRETWGDENNFNGIKIATLFLLGKNADPVLNQMVEQESQIFHDIIVEDFIDSYHNLTLKTLMGMRWVATFCSKAKYVMKTDSDIFVNMDNLIYKLLKPSTKPRRRYFTGYVINGGPIRDVRSKWYMPRDLYPDSNYPPFCSGTGYIFSADVAELIYKTSLHTRLLHLEDVYVGLCLRKLGIHPFQNSGFNHWKMAYSLCRYRRVITVHQISPEEMHRIWNDMSSKKHLRC from the coding sequence ATGGCTTCTAAGGTCTCCTGCTTATATGTTTTAACCGTCGTGTGCTGGGCCAGTGCTCTCTGGTACTTGAGCATAACTCGTCCTACTTCTTCCTACACTGGCTCGAAGCCATTCAGCCACCTCACAGTTGCCAGGAAAAACTTCACCTTTGGCAACATAAGAACTCGACCTATAAACCCACATTCTTTTGAATTTCttataaatgaacccaacaaatGTGAGAAAAACATTCCTTTCCTTGTGATCCTCATCAGTACCACCCACAAGGAATTTGATGCCCGGCAGGCAATCCGGGAGACATGGGGGGATGAGAACAACTTTAACGGGATAAAGATAGCCACACTCTTCCTCCTGGGTAAGAACGCAGATCCCGTCCTGAATCAGATGGTGGAGCAAGAGAGCCAGATCTTCCATGACATCATCGTGGAAGACTTCATTGACTCCTACCACAACCTTACCCTCAAGACTTTAATGGGGATGAGATGGGTTGCCACTTTCTGTTCAAAAGCCAAGTATGTCATGAAAACAGACAGTGACATTTTTGTAAACATGGACAACCTTATTTATAAACTCCTGAAACCCTCCACCAAGCCAAGAAGAAGGTATTTTACTGGCTATGTCATCAACGGTGGGCCAATCCGGGATGTCCGCAGTAAATGGTATATGCCCCGAGATTTGTACCCTGACAGCAACTACCCTCCTTTCTGCTCCGGGACTGGCTATATCTTTTCAGCTGATGTGGCCGAACTGATTTACAAGACCTCACTGCATACCAGGCTGCTTCACCTTGAAGATGTGTATGTGGGACTGTGTCTTCGAAAGCTAGGCATCCATCCTTTCCAGAACAGTGGCTTCAATCACTGGAAGATGGCCTATAGCTTGTGTAGGTACCGCCGGGTTATCACTGTGCATCAGATCTCTCCAGAAGAAATGCACAGAATCTGGAATGACATGTCAAGCAAGAAGCATCTCAGATGTTAG